One Eriocheir sinensis breed Jianghai 21 chromosome 70, ASM2467909v1, whole genome shotgun sequence genomic region harbors:
- the LOC126988679 gene encoding uncharacterized protein LOC126988679 translates to MAQAPRVRGLQDDSVVEGYNLTLECSAEGLPPPELLWFKDGKPLASGRKVRIRTWAKRLRKRRKSLGRRTRSPALSRGRVESNAPRRRPLLRTLRRRHPHNRPAKPSEGGKRRTGRGSRRERLGRKENADRKRRLQGKRNERRRRIGRDGRRRPLPTTNDDAPTRRRPSDAERWNVNGGGGGGGGQAADTSSSTNSNRRGSGGKRTRPPPANPSRRVVQVSEVTVRAASARDAGQYKCVARSVVDQAEIEASIRVVLPIDPHTLVDKCPYDGYCLNGGTCMMFTVVGELVCQCAEGFKGQRCQEKEVYPTFNRNCHGPIRNLRHSQGRRCPRNQPTALWELLQQTLALRGQHKGTPWTKAQLLLWPTTRPGAVTWPP, encoded by the exons ATGG CTCAGGCGCCGCGTGTGAGGGGGCTACAGGACGACTCGGTGGTGGAGGGCTACAACCTGACGCTGGAGTGCTCCGCCGAGGGCCTACCGCCGCCCGAGCTGCTGTGGTTCAAGGACGGCAAACCTCTAGCGTCGGGGCGGAAAGTGCGAATTCGAACGTGGGCTAAGAGActcaggaagaggag AAAGAGCCTCGGACGACGCACAAGGAGCCCCGCCCTATCAAGAGGACGCGTGGAGTCAAACGCCCCCCGCCGCCGTCCCCTGCTGAGGACCCTGCGGCGGCGGCACCCACACAACCGACCAGCGAAACCCAGCGAAGGAGGGAAGCGGAGGACGGGAAGGGGGTCGCGGAGGGAGAGGCTCGGGAGGAAGGAGAACGCCGACCGAAAGAGGCGACTTCAGGGCAAACGAAACGAGAGACGACGAAGAATAGGCCGCGACGGAAGGCGACGACCACTACCGACTACCAATGACGACGCGCCGACGAGGAGACGACCGAGCGACGCCGAGAG ATGGAACGTCAAcgggggtggaggcggcggcggcgggcaggcAGCGGACACCAGTAGCAGCACCAACAGCAACAGAAGGGGCAGCGGGGGAAAGCGAACGCGGCCGCCCCCTGCGAACCCCTCTCGTCGCGTGGTTCAGGTGTCGGAGGTGACGGTTCGCGCGGCCTCAGCGAGAGACGCCGGCCAGTACAAGTGTGTGGCGCGCTCCGTGGTGGACCAGGCCGAGATTGAAGCCTCCATTCGGGTTGTGCTGC CCATCGACCCCCACACGCTGGTCGACAAGTGTCCCTATGATGGTTACTGCCTCAACGGTGGAACGTGCATGATGTTCACAGTAGTGGGCGAGCTTGTGTGCCA ATGTGCCGAGGGATTTAAGGGTCAGCGGTGCCAAGAGAAGGAGGTATACCCGACCTTCA ATCGAAATTGTCACGGGCCAATCAGAAATCTGCGACATTCCCAGGGCCGCCGCTGCCCCCGCAACCAGCCAACTGCTCTCTGGGAGCTCCTGCAGCAGACACTCGCCCTCAGAGGGCAGCACAAAGGGACGCCCTGGACCAAGGCACAGCTCCTCCTCTGGCCCACCACTCGTCCGGGCGCCGTCACGTGGCCACCATAA